The proteins below come from a single Kryptolebias marmoratus isolate JLee-2015 linkage group LG12, ASM164957v2, whole genome shotgun sequence genomic window:
- the elfn1a gene encoding protein ELFN1, producing the protein MTLREAPMACSSGVVMSALFWSVAIVYLTHIGRVSGDCWLIEGEKGFVWLAICSQNQPPFEAIPQHINNTIVDLRLNENKIKSIHYSSLSRFANLTYLNLTKNEISYIEDGAFSAQFNLQVLQMGFNKLRNLTEGILRGLGKLQYLYLQANLIETVTPNAFWECPNIENIDLSINRIQQLDGSTFTSLTKLTTCELYTNPFNCSCELLGFVKWLSSFPNRTNERMVCDSPRGVAGYSLLSQNPNNPTYRNALHMLTTVCTDDYVTPFISLTTESTILPPDSTLCGLDDCPSGTEPEDITVSTTENEVQGNPLMKVRQVTNTGATITVQIPHPYKKMYILVLYNNSFFTDIQNLKDTKEDIELKNLKPHTNYTYCVASIRNSLRHNHTCLTISTGPRNGKERVVNNATATHYIMTILGCLFSMVIFLGIVYYCLRRKRQQDEKQKKSGSLKKNIMELKYGQELEGGTISQMSQKQLLAGESMARMPYLPTASEMEQYKFQEISNTPKMIKGSYMDVRSMDHHERRECEMGMAGNSQGSVAEISTIAKEVDKVNQIINNCIDALKSESTSFQGVKSGAVSTAEPQLVLISEHPQGKSSLLSPVYKDSYHHSLQRHRSSDVSPKRPSTATGGPMRSPRPYRSESKYIEKTSPTGEGIITVTPAAAILRAEAEKIRQYSDHRHSYPDAQIEELEGPDSHKLLEPLTHSRSRDLAYSQMSSQYHNLSYSSSPEYYCKPSHSIWERLKLHRKRHKDEEYMAAGHALRKKVQFAKDEDLHDILDYWKGVSSQHKS; encoded by the coding sequence ATGACTCTCAGAGAAGCACCAATGGCCTGCAGCTCAGGCGTGGTGATGAGTGCCTTGTTTTGGTCTGTAGCCATTGTATATTTGACTCATATTGGCAGAGTTAGTGGTGACTGCTGGTTAATTGAAGGTGAAAAGGGCTTTGTCTGGCTTGCGATTTGCAGTCAAAACCAACCACCCTTTGAGGCCATCCCACAGCATATCAACAACACCATTGTGGACCTTCGTCTGAAtgagaacaaaatcaaaagcaTTCATTATTCTTCCCTCAGTCGCTTTGCCAACTTGACCTACCTAAACCTGACCAAGAATGAAATCTCCTACATTGAGGATGGGGccttttctgctcagtttaacTTGCAAGTCCTTCAAATGGGCTTTAACAAGTTACGGAACCTGACAGAGGGGATACTTCGGGGTTTAGGAAAGCTGCAGTACCTCTACCTCCAGGCAAACCTGATTGAAACTGTGACACCTAATGCCTTTTGGGAATGCCCCAACATAGAAAACATTGATCTCTCCATAAACCGAATACAGCAGTTAGATGGGTCCACATTTACAAGTTTAACAAAACTTACCACCTGTGAGCTGTACACCAACCCATTTAACTGCTCGTGTGAGTTGCTTGGATTTGTGAAATGGCTCTCAAGTTTCCCAAACCGGACAAATGAGCGGATGGTGTGTGACTCTCCACGTGGTGTTGCAGGTTATAGCTTACTGAGCCAGAATCCTAACAATCCAACATATCGAAATGCACTTCATATGCTAACTACTGTGTGTACCGATGACTACGTGACACCATTCATCTCTTTAACCACTGAGTCTACAATACTACCGCCTGACTCAACACTTTGTGGGTTGGATGATTGTCCTTCAGGTACAGAACCAGAGGACATAACCGTGAGTACAACTGAAAATGAGGTGCAAGGAAACCCTCTAATGAAAGTGAGGCAAGTTACAAACACAGGTGCCACTATTACTGTTCAGATTCCTCATCCTTACAAGAAGATGTACATTCTGGTTCTTTACAACAACAGTTTTTTCACAGATATTCAAAACCTTAAAGATACAAAAGAGGACATTGAACTAAAGAACCTTAAACCCCACACCAACTACACATACTGTGTCGCTTCAATTCGTAATTCCCTTAGACACAACCATACTTGTCTTACAATCTCTACTGGACCTCGGAATGGAAAAGAAAGAGTTGTAAACAATGCAACTGCTACTCACTACATTATGACGATTTTAGGATGCCTCTTTAGCATGGTAATATTTCTGGGGATCGTTTACTATTGCTTGCGAAGAAAGCGTCAACAAgatgaaaagcaaaagaaatcaggaagtctaaagaaaaacataatggAACTAAAGTACGGGCAAGAACTAGAGGGTGGGACAATTTCTCAAATGTCACAAAAGCAATTGCTGGCCGGAGAGAGCATGGCACGTATGCCATACTTACCAACTGCGAGTGAAATGGAGCAGTACAAATTTCAGGAGATAAGCAATACTCCCAAAATGATTAAGGGAAGTTACATGGATGTGCGAAGTATGGATCATCATGAGCGCAGGGAGTGTGAAATGGGAATGGCAGGAAACAGTCAAGGATCAGTGGCAGAGATTTCCACAATCGCAAAAGAAGTTGATAAAGTTAACCAGATAATCAACAACTGCATAGATGCTCTTAAGTCAGAATCCACCTCTTTTCAAGGGGTTAAATCTGGAGCCGTGTCCACTGCAGAGCCCCAGCTTGTACTAATATCAGAGCACCCCCAGGGTAAATCCAGCCTTCTTTCTCCAGTGTATAAGGACAGCTACCATCACTCTCTGCAAAGGCATCGAAGCTCAGATGTCTCGCCAAAAAGGCCCAGCACTGCCACAGGAGGGCCTATGAGAAGCCCCAGGCCTTACCGCTCTGAATCCAAGTACATAGAAAAAACCTCCCCTACCGGTGAGGGCATCATCACTGTAACACCTGCTGCTGCCATCCTGAGGGCTGAGGCAGAGAAGATCCGGCAGTACAGTGACCACCGGCACTCGTATCCCGATGCTCAAATAGAGGAGCTAGAAGGACCTGACAGTCACAAGTTGTTGGAGCCTCTCACTCACTCCCGCTCCAGAGACTTAGCATATTCCCAAATGTCCTCTCAATATCACAATCTAAGCTACTCCTCTAGTCCTGAATACTACTGCAAACCTTCACACAGCATCTGGGAGCGACTCAAACTCCACCGGAAAAGGCATAAAGATGAGGAGTACATGGCTGCAGGGCATGCCCTGCGTAAGAAAGTTCAGTTTGCAAAGGACGAGGACCTGCATGATATTTTAGACTACTGGAAAGGTGTTTCATCTCAACATAAATCATAA